Proteins encoded together in one Nostoc sp. PCC 7524 window:
- a CDS encoding AI-2E family transporter translates to MNLGQWIGLIAIVLSLYILWQIREVLLLMFAAVVLATTLNRLARRFQRTGVKRGFAVFLSVAIFFAVVIGFFWLIVPPFAQQFNELTYRVPQGFNRFNTWLDEFRTRIPPQLVPYIPNIDSLIQEAQPLINRVLGSSFAFVSGSLEVVLKVLLVLVLTGMLLVDPLAYRRVFVRLFPSFYRRRVDGILDKCELSLEGWVTGALIAMGVVGLMSVVGLSMLRVKAALALGVLAGFLNLIPNLGPTLSVVPAMAIALLDNPWKALAVLILYFIIQQAESNFITPVVMAQQVSLLPAVTLISQLFFVTFFGFLGLFLALPLTVVAKIWVQEVLIKDVLDEWGHNHDQDTELVIVSHSPEIDEKWSEEKPDNYLNDDALSPED, encoded by the coding sequence GTGAATCTTGGTCAATGGATCGGCTTAATCGCCATAGTTCTGTCTTTATACATCCTGTGGCAAATTCGAGAAGTGTTGTTGTTGATGTTTGCCGCAGTTGTTTTAGCTACTACTTTAAATCGGTTAGCAAGGCGTTTCCAACGGACAGGTGTCAAGCGAGGATTTGCTGTTTTCCTATCAGTGGCTATATTTTTTGCTGTGGTAATCGGCTTTTTTTGGTTGATTGTCCCACCTTTTGCCCAGCAGTTTAACGAACTTACCTATCGTGTACCCCAAGGCTTTAACCGTTTTAATACTTGGTTAGATGAATTTAGAACCCGGATTCCACCACAGCTAGTTCCCTACATACCAAATATTGACAGCCTCATCCAAGAAGCACAGCCGTTGATTAATAGAGTATTGGGTAGTTCTTTCGCCTTTGTCTCTGGTTCCTTGGAAGTTGTACTGAAGGTGTTGCTAGTCCTGGTTTTAACAGGAATGTTATTAGTTGATCCTTTGGCTTATCGGAGAGTTTTTGTCAGGCTATTTCCCTCTTTTTACCGCCGCCGAGTCGATGGGATTTTAGATAAGTGCGAACTCTCTTTAGAAGGATGGGTAACAGGCGCACTCATCGCTATGGGTGTAGTGGGACTGATGAGTGTTGTCGGGTTATCTATGTTGCGCGTGAAAGCCGCTTTAGCTTTAGGAGTTTTAGCGGGATTTTTAAATCTAATTCCCAATCTTGGCCCCACATTGAGCGTAGTTCCAGCAATGGCGATCGCGCTCCTAGATAATCCTTGGAAAGCTCTGGCTGTCTTGATTCTCTACTTTATTATTCAACAGGCAGAAAGCAATTTTATTACACCTGTTGTCATGGCGCAACAAGTATCTTTGCTCCCCGCAGTAACGTTAATTTCTCAATTATTTTTCGTGACTTTCTTCGGCTTTTTAGGACTATTTTTAGCCTTACCTTTAACTGTCGTTGCTAAAATTTGGGTGCAAGAAGTATTAATTAAAGATGTTTTAGATGAATGGGGACATAACCATGATCAAGATACAGAGTTAGTCATAGTTTCTCACTCTCCTGAAATTGATGAAAAATGGTCAGAGGAGAAACCAGATAATTATCTGAATGATGATGCTTTGTCACCAGAAGATTAG
- a CDS encoding SWIM zinc finger family protein: protein MSFPNISEFTVRRYANSKSFQRGEAYFESGAVTKITQRGKQIQAEVEGHEAKPYHVCLDFDDQGIAAANCNCAYSFEGWCKHIVATILVFTRQPEIIEQRPTLEHLLNRLDHVQTQRLVKELVAEQPQLVDIIDQHVSWMTNPASKPLSAKTGRQITVNLAVFRGQIKQILRDAVDYFEEGYEEDPLTEQLFSLVQAALEFSESGESDNAIAILEAITSTCAENWDEVLEYGADNDEIAWELNIAWCEVILSAELTAEEKVDIQVNLEVWQDEWNTEFSMALEALRQGWDDPQLVRVLQGYISEKGVWAQDIPDYADDLALIRLKILERQERYQEYLYLAQAEGQTQAYLTMLGRLGRVEDAVTAAQTEMSSMEEAFALGKTLAEQGSLPQALEIAQTGFRLWGNCQYELGIWTSDLALELGNHEAALLALKAAFEVKPHFVDYQKIAELAGEDWERIKPDLLRIIRTSDNWSIQSAKVDIFLHEGLIDDAITTVSELSHYHAPLIHRVMKAAIAHNPDWVIVNASRRAERIMDEGKAEYYSEAIEWLEQARTAYIASGRQADWVSYRERLMEVHGRKRKLMGMLKEQYME, encoded by the coding sequence ATGTCTTTTCCGAATATTAGTGAATTTACAGTCCGCCGCTACGCTAACTCTAAGTCGTTTCAGCGCGGTGAGGCATATTTTGAATCGGGTGCTGTTACTAAAATTACTCAACGTGGCAAACAGATACAGGCTGAGGTTGAAGGTCATGAAGCCAAGCCTTATCATGTTTGTTTGGATTTTGATGATCAAGGTATAGCTGCGGCAAACTGTAATTGTGCTTACAGTTTCGAGGGTTGGTGTAAACATATTGTGGCAACGATCTTGGTATTTACCCGTCAACCAGAGATCATTGAACAGCGTCCTACTTTAGAACATTTATTAAATCGTCTTGATCATGTCCAGACTCAAAGGCTGGTAAAGGAATTAGTCGCAGAACAACCCCAACTGGTGGATATTATCGATCAGCACGTCAGTTGGATGACTAACCCTGCATCTAAACCTCTATCGGCTAAAACTGGACGACAAATTACCGTGAATTTGGCTGTTTTTCGGGGACAAATTAAGCAAATTCTCCGGGATGCGGTGGATTACTTTGAGGAGGGATATGAAGAAGATCCCCTGACAGAACAGTTATTTAGTTTAGTACAAGCGGCTTTAGAATTTAGTGAAAGCGGAGAAAGTGATAATGCGATCGCTATTCTCGAAGCCATTACCTCTACCTGTGCAGAAAATTGGGACGAGGTATTAGAATACGGTGCTGATAACGATGAAATCGCCTGGGAATTAAACATTGCTTGGTGTGAGGTGATTCTCTCAGCCGAACTCACCGCAGAAGAAAAAGTTGATATTCAAGTGAATTTGGAAGTTTGGCAAGACGAATGGAATACTGAATTTAGTATGGCTTTAGAAGCTTTACGCCAAGGCTGGGATGATCCGCAACTGGTGCGAGTTCTCCAGGGGTATATCAGTGAAAAAGGTGTTTGGGCGCAAGACATCCCCGATTATGCTGATGATTTAGCCCTAATTCGCCTGAAAATTCTGGAACGTCAGGAACGTTACCAAGAATACCTGTATTTAGCCCAGGCAGAAGGACAAACTCAAGCATATCTCACCATGCTAGGACGTTTAGGTAGGGTAGAAGATGCGGTTACAGCTGCCCAAACTGAGATGAGTTCGATGGAAGAAGCTTTCGCTTTAGGCAAAACCTTGGCTGAACAAGGTTCATTACCCCAAGCTTTGGAAATTGCTCAAACTGGTTTTAGGTTATGGGGTAATTGTCAGTACGAATTAGGAATTTGGACAAGTGATTTAGCCCTAGAATTGGGTAATCATGAAGCTGCTTTGTTAGCACTTAAAGCAGCTTTTGAAGTCAAGCCCCACTTTGTTGATTATCAAAAAATAGCAGAATTAGCTGGGGAAGATTGGGAGAGGATCAAACCAGACTTATTAAGAATAATCCGTACCTCTGACAATTGGAGCATACAATCAGCCAAGGTGGATATATTTTTACATGAAGGGCTAATTGATGATGCTATTACGACTGTGAGCGAACTGAGTCATTATCATGCACCCTTAATTCACCGTGTTATGAAAGCTGCTATTGCTCACAATCCTGACTGGGTGATTGTCAACGCCAGCCGCCGCGCCGAAAGAATTATGGATGAGGGTAAAGCTGAATATTATAGTGAAGCTATTGAATGGTTAGAACAAGCACGCACCGCCTATATAGCATCTGGGCGACAAGCAGATTGGGTAAGTTATCGAGAACGGTTGATGGAAGTTCACGGACGTAAGCGGAAATTAATGGGAATGTTAAAAGAACAGTACATGGAGTAA
- the lpdA gene encoding dihydrolipoyl dehydrogenase, with product MSHDFDYDLVIIGAGVGGHGAALHAVSCGLKTAIIEAADMGGTCVNRGCIPSKALLAASGRVRELRDAHHLKSLGIQIGGVEFDRQAIADHANNLVSKIQGDLTNSLKRLGVDIIRGWGKIADTQKVTVIGDGGEKTITAKDIILSPGSVPFVPPGIEVDGKTVFTSDQAVKLETLPQWIAIIGSGYIGLEFSDIYSALGCEITLIEALDQLMPGFDRDIAKLAERVLITPRDIETKVGIYAKTVIPGSPVVIELADFKTKEVIDVIEVDACLVATGRIPSTKNLGLEAVGVELDRRNFIPVDDRMAVLSAGEVVPHLWAIGDANGKMMLAHAASAQGIVAVENIIGRERKADYRSIPAAAFTHPEVSYVGLTETAAKELGQAEGFEVATSRSYFKGNSKALAENEADGIAKVIYRKDTGEVLGVHIFGLHASDLIHEASAAMANRQTVQTLAHLVHAHPTLSEVLDEAYKRAIV from the coding sequence GTGAGTCATGACTTTGATTACGATTTAGTAATTATAGGCGCTGGTGTAGGGGGACATGGCGCAGCCCTACACGCCGTAAGTTGCGGCTTAAAAACAGCGATTATCGAAGCAGCTGATATGGGTGGTACTTGTGTCAACCGAGGCTGTATTCCATCTAAGGCGCTGTTAGCCGCATCTGGACGTGTGCGGGAATTGCGCGATGCCCACCACCTGAAGTCTTTGGGAATTCAAATTGGCGGCGTGGAATTTGATCGCCAAGCGATCGCTGATCACGCCAATAATCTTGTCTCCAAAATTCAAGGGGATTTAACAAACAGCCTCAAACGTCTGGGAGTCGATATCATCAGAGGTTGGGGTAAAATCGCCGACACGCAAAAAGTGACAGTGATTGGCGATGGTGGTGAAAAAACTATCACCGCTAAGGATATTATTCTTTCTCCTGGTTCTGTACCCTTTGTACCTCCAGGGATTGAAGTAGATGGCAAAACCGTTTTTACTAGCGATCAAGCGGTGAAGCTAGAAACTCTACCACAATGGATAGCCATTATTGGTAGTGGTTACATTGGTTTAGAATTCTCGGATATTTACTCAGCTTTGGGCTGTGAAATCACTTTGATTGAAGCCCTCGATCAACTCATGCCTGGGTTTGATCGCGATATTGCTAAACTCGCAGAACGGGTACTAATTACACCCCGCGACATTGAAACCAAGGTGGGAATATACGCAAAAACAGTTATTCCCGGTTCCCCTGTAGTGATTGAATTGGCAGATTTCAAAACTAAGGAAGTTATCGATGTCATCGAAGTGGATGCTTGCCTAGTAGCAACAGGGCGCATTCCCTCCACCAAAAATCTCGGTTTAGAAGCTGTTGGTGTAGAACTTGATCGCCGTAATTTTATCCCTGTTGACGATCGCATGGCAGTGTTATCAGCAGGGGAAGTTGTACCCCATTTATGGGCAATTGGCGATGCTAACGGCAAAATGATGCTGGCACACGCAGCTTCCGCACAGGGCATCGTCGCTGTTGAAAATATCATCGGACGGGAAAGAAAAGCAGACTATCGTAGTATTCCCGCCGCCGCATTTACCCATCCCGAAGTCAGCTATGTCGGCTTAACAGAAACAGCCGCAAAGGAATTAGGACAAGCCGAAGGTTTTGAAGTCGCCACCAGTAGAAGTTACTTCAAAGGCAATTCCAAAGCTTTGGCAGAAAACGAAGCCGATGGTATAGCCAAAGTCATCTACCGCAAAGACACCGGAGAAGTTTTAGGCGTACATATTTTTGGTTTACACGCCTCCGACTTAATTCACGAAGCGTCCGCAGCAATGGCTAATCGTCAAACAGTCCAAACCCTTGCTCATTTAGTCCACGCCCACCCAACATTATCAGAAGTATTGGATGAAGCATATAAACGAGCAATTGTTTAG
- the trpC gene encoding indole-3-glycerol phosphate synthase TrpC, whose translation MQIRRRQPSPSVNVSILCYQVAVPDAQPQHILEEIVWHKEIEVTQMRDRVPLRELQKQALSAPPTRDFIAALRHGRTQPALIAEVKKASPSKGIFREDFDPVAIALSYQQGGASCLSVLTDTKFFQGSFDNLAKVRAAVDLPLLCKDFVIYPYQMYLARLQGADAVLLIAAILSDQDLQYFIKIAKSLDMAALIEVHNLEELDRVLALDGVSLVGINNRNLEDFSVDLQTTCQLLAARSSQLQEKNILVVSESGLHTPEDLSLVSQAGAAAVLIGESLVTQPDPELAITSLFSQSP comes from the coding sequence ATGCAAATCCGCCGCCGTCAACCAAGTCCATCTGTAAATGTCTCCATCCTGTGTTATCAAGTTGCGGTGCCAGATGCCCAACCGCAACATATCCTAGAGGAAATTGTCTGGCACAAGGAAATAGAAGTTACACAAATGCGCGACAGAGTGCCTTTGCGAGAGTTGCAAAAGCAAGCACTCTCAGCACCACCAACTCGTGATTTTATCGCAGCTTTAAGACATGGTAGAACTCAGCCAGCATTGATTGCGGAAGTGAAAAAGGCTTCTCCCAGTAAGGGCATATTTCGGGAAGATTTTGACCCCGTAGCGATCGCTCTATCCTACCAACAAGGTGGTGCTAGTTGTCTTTCAGTTTTAACTGATACTAAGTTTTTTCAAGGTAGTTTTGACAACTTAGCTAAAGTCCGTGCTGCTGTAGATTTGCCCCTACTGTGTAAGGATTTTGTGATTTATCCTTATCAGATGTATTTAGCTCGTTTGCAAGGTGCAGATGCAGTTTTATTAATTGCGGCTATTCTCAGTGATCAAGACTTGCAATACTTCATCAAAATTGCTAAATCTCTTGATATGGCTGCATTAATTGAAGTTCACAATCTAGAAGAACTTGACCGCGTATTGGCTTTAGATGGTGTATCTTTAGTAGGCATCAATAATCGCAATTTAGAAGATTTTTCTGTGGATTTACAAACAACTTGCCAACTTTTGGCGGCTAGGAGTAGCCAATTACAGGAAAAAAATATTCTCGTTGTGAGTGAGTCGGGATTACATACCCCAGAAGATTTAAGCTTAGTTTCGCAAGCTGGCGCGGCTGCGGTATTGATTGGCGAATCTTTAGTTACACAACCAGATCCAGAATTAGCGATCACTAGTCTATTTTCCCAGTCTCCTTAA
- a CDS encoding DUF5340 domain-containing protein encodes MEQIPLPSPIHYELILQLLERQTMSAVSNNPELRHQVNQLIITLRKAAAQQKQLEEACQGSSALVEHRWSINHSQ; translated from the coding sequence ATGGAGCAAATTCCCCTACCATCACCGATTCACTACGAACTTATACTACAACTATTAGAAAGACAAACTATGTCAGCAGTCAGTAATAACCCTGAACTGCGACATCAGGTTAATCAACTAATTATTACTCTGCGTAAAGCCGCAGCCCAACAAAAGCAATTAGAAGAAGCTTGTCAAGGTTCTTCTGCACTTGTAGAACACCGTTGGTCAATTAATCATAGTCAATAG
- a CDS encoding DUF2949 domain-containing protein encodes MTIHTKQGGELQMSPSTYSRLIHFLQEDLSISAASLAVALRHREQDPGPLPMILWQYGLITLDQLEQIYDWMESA; translated from the coding sequence ATGACCATACATACTAAGCAAGGAGGTGAGTTACAAATGTCACCATCAACTTATTCACGGCTAATTCATTTCCTACAGGAAGATTTGTCTATTTCAGCAGCATCTTTGGCTGTAGCGTTACGCCATCGGGAACAAGACCCAGGCCCTTTACCCATGATTCTTTGGCAATACGGTTTGATTACTTTAGACCAGTTGGAACAAATTTACGATTGGATGGAATCAGCGTAG
- a CDS encoding DUF192 domain-containing protein, with amino-acid sequence MMRWLNLIPMLLSILLMGCSMQTTAKPPTETATSQTKAPSGQTLPISAKAKIPNGIEIELEVAKTPEQQTMGLMYRPALPDNRGMLFTFPTAQPARFWMKNVPVALDMVFLQNGVVKYIETAAPPCASEPCPTYGPNVPIDKVIELRSGRAAELNLKIGDSIKIEFLDTEASR; translated from the coding sequence ATGATGCGTTGGTTAAATTTAATTCCCATGCTGCTGAGTATTTTACTGATGGGCTGTTCAATGCAGACAACGGCTAAACCTCCTACAGAAACTGCTACTTCCCAGACAAAAGCACCATCTGGGCAAACTCTACCAATTTCTGCCAAGGCGAAAATTCCTAATGGTATAGAGATTGAGTTGGAAGTAGCAAAGACACCTGAACAGCAAACAATGGGCTTGATGTATCGCCCAGCCCTACCAGACAATCGGGGAATGCTATTTACATTCCCAACAGCACAACCTGCGAGGTTTTGGATGAAGAATGTACCTGTAGCTCTCGATATGGTCTTTTTACAAAATGGCGTAGTTAAGTATATTGAAACTGCTGCACCTCCTTGTGCTAGCGAGCCTTGCCCTACCTATGGCCCTAATGTACCCATCGACAAAGTGATTGAACTACGCTCAGGACGAGCTGCGGAATTAAATCTCAAAATAGGTGACAGTATAAAAATTGAGTTTTTAGACACAGAAGCTTCGCGGTAA
- the nblR gene encoding response regulator transcription factor NblR, with the protein MTSAHSPCVLVIETDDSLATQLSFDLQEAGYEAVLANDAASGLQYCRDRQPALVVLDRMLSGESGLSLCKNLRNAGMRSPVLVLMARDTVDDRVACLEAGADDYILKPYRSEDFLKLIRLYLKPEVDTTEQLRFGELILDIANRRAVYNGRIIDLTMKEFELLKFLMEHPREVLTREQILENVWGYDFMGESNVIEVYIRYLRLKIEDEGQKRLIQTVRGVGYVLRES; encoded by the coding sequence ATGACATCTGCTCACAGTCCCTGTGTTTTGGTAATCGAAACAGATGATAGCCTAGCCACTCAGCTTTCCTTTGATTTGCAAGAAGCTGGTTATGAGGCTGTTTTGGCCAATGATGCGGCCAGTGGTTTACAATATTGTCGCGATCGCCAGCCTGCTTTAGTAGTTCTAGACAGAATGCTTTCCGGCGAGTCAGGACTGTCGTTGTGCAAAAATCTGAGAAATGCTGGAATGCGATCGCCTGTTTTGGTACTTATGGCTAGGGATACAGTTGATGATCGGGTAGCTTGTCTAGAAGCTGGGGCTGATGATTATATCCTCAAACCTTATCGCTCCGAAGACTTTTTAAAATTGATTCGCCTCTACCTTAAGCCAGAGGTTGATACAACAGAGCAGTTACGCTTTGGGGAACTGATTTTAGACATCGCTAACCGTCGTGCTGTTTACAACGGGCGAATCATTGACTTAACCATGAAAGAATTTGAACTTTTAAAATTCTTAATGGAACATCCCCGTGAAGTCTTAACCCGTGAACAAATTCTAGAAAATGTCTGGGGTTACGACTTCATGGGTGAATCTAATGTCATCGAAGTTTATATTCGTTACCTACGCTTAAAAATAGAAGATGAAGGTCAAAAGCGGCTTATTCAAACAGTGCGGGGTGTAGGTTACGTCCTCAGAGAATCCTAG
- a CDS encoding NAD(+) kinase, which yields MPKAGIIYNDVKPIAVRVAIELKDKLTAAGWDVCMTSSIGGILGYSNPESPVCHTPLDGLTPPGFDSEMKFVIVLGGDGTVLAASRQVAPCGIPLLAVNTGHMGFLTETYLNQLPQAIEQAMVGEYEIEERAMLTVKVLRGDSVLWEALCLNEMVLHREPLTSMCHFEIAVGRHAPVDIAADGVIVSTPTGSTAYSLSAGGPVVTPGVPVLQLVPICPHSLASRALVFPDTEPVNIYPVNIPRLVMVVDGNGGCYIFPEDRVYLERSPYSVKFMRLQPPEFFRILREKLGWGLPHIAKPTSVELP from the coding sequence GTGCCGAAAGCAGGCATTATCTACAATGACGTGAAACCGATAGCCGTTCGTGTGGCTATCGAGCTGAAAGACAAGCTAACCGCAGCCGGTTGGGATGTATGTATGACATCAAGTATCGGTGGTATACTGGGCTACTCTAATCCTGAAAGCCCTGTATGTCACACACCCCTTGATGGTCTGACACCCCCTGGATTTGACTCAGAAATGAAGTTTGTCATAGTTCTAGGGGGAGATGGCACTGTTTTAGCAGCCTCGCGACAGGTCGCTCCCTGTGGTATTCCACTATTAGCAGTGAATACTGGACACATGGGGTTTTTAACAGAAACTTACCTGAATCAATTGCCTCAAGCCATAGAACAGGCGATGGTGGGTGAATATGAAATTGAAGAACGCGCCATGCTCACCGTTAAGGTACTGCGAGGCGATTCAGTGCTGTGGGAAGCCCTTTGCTTAAACGAAATGGTGTTACATCGAGAACCATTAACCTCGATGTGCCATTTTGAAATTGCTGTAGGTCGCCACGCACCCGTGGATATTGCTGCTGATGGTGTGATTGTTTCTACACCTACTGGTTCTACAGCTTATTCTTTAAGTGCAGGTGGCCCGGTTGTGACTCCTGGTGTACCTGTATTGCAATTAGTACCAATTTGTCCCCATTCTTTAGCTTCCAGGGCTTTAGTATTTCCAGACACTGAACCAGTGAATATTTATCCAGTGAATATTCCTCGGTTAGTCATGGTAGTGGATGGTAATGGCGGTTGCTACATTTTCCCAGAGGATCGGGTATATTTGGAGCGATCGCCCTACAGCGTCAAATTTATGCGCCTACAACCACCAGAATTTTTCCGCATTCTCCGAGAAAAATTAGGCTGGGGTTTACCACATATCGCCAAACCAACCTCAGTAGAATTGCCGTAG